In Blastocatellia bacterium, a genomic segment contains:
- the rpoN gene encoding RNA polymerase factor sigma-54 yields MPSVKITQGLTQRLALTPQLKQRIDLLAMTKLELLALVRQELRENPVLEEVIEPVPSAEKVLLNTERESRAAMSESEETPSKPKDVFEEVDFEDFFQNYLDPVPQTAWAEPPPEDEASLLEKLTPSRPSLYEVLLEQLRLIAPKDADVREAAEAIIGCLNSDGYLEATLEEIRALGGWSDEVVERALALVQSLDPPGIGARDLRECLLLQLRARGWEDRLAARLVREHLWELQPHRLPELAQRLNLPLETLREELEVIRQLDPRPGRNLGAAPPTYIAPEASIVKVDDRYVILFNEEGLPQLRINAYYRRLLRDERLPKETRDFVRERLRSAVELLKNIEHRRRAIYRVCEAIVRRQRDFLDYGPEHLKPMLLKDIAAELGLSLSTVSRIVSNKYIDTPQGLIELRRFFTEGVRKENGEQISTRVLKLRLQKLIEQEDPRAPLTDEDLVRLLEREGIRLSRRTVTKYRKQLGIPSSRDRLLLAAGRGR; encoded by the coding sequence ATGCCATCGGTGAAGATCACACAGGGATTGACGCAGCGTCTGGCGCTGACGCCGCAGCTCAAGCAACGCATTGATCTGCTGGCCATGACGAAACTGGAGTTGCTCGCCCTGGTGCGGCAGGAGCTGCGGGAGAATCCGGTTTTGGAGGAAGTGATCGAACCCGTTCCTTCGGCCGAGAAGGTGCTCCTCAATACGGAGCGCGAGTCCCGCGCGGCGATGTCGGAATCGGAGGAAACCCCATCGAAACCGAAGGACGTCTTCGAGGAGGTGGATTTCGAGGATTTCTTCCAGAACTATCTCGACCCGGTCCCGCAGACGGCGTGGGCGGAGCCCCCTCCGGAAGATGAGGCCTCGCTACTGGAGAAGCTGACGCCGAGTCGTCCCTCCCTTTATGAGGTCTTGCTGGAACAACTCCGTCTGATCGCTCCGAAGGATGCGGACGTGCGCGAGGCTGCGGAAGCGATCATCGGATGCCTCAACAGCGACGGCTATCTGGAGGCGACGCTCGAAGAGATCCGGGCCTTAGGAGGATGGTCCGACGAGGTCGTCGAGCGCGCGCTCGCTCTTGTGCAAAGCCTCGACCCTCCAGGGATCGGTGCCCGTGACCTGCGGGAATGCTTGCTGCTGCAGCTCCGCGCGCGGGGATGGGAGGATCGGTTGGCCGCCCGCCTCGTGCGAGAGCATCTGTGGGAGCTGCAACCGCATCGGTTGCCGGAGCTGGCTCAGCGGCTCAATCTCCCTCTGGAGACGCTCCGCGAGGAGCTGGAGGTCATCCGACAGTTAGACCCGCGCCCGGGACGAAACTTGGGGGCTGCTCCTCCGACCTACATCGCGCCTGAGGCGAGCATCGTAAAGGTGGACGATCGGTACGTGATCCTCTTTAACGAGGAGGGGCTACCGCAGCTTCGGATCAACGCCTATTATCGGCGGCTGCTCAGGGACGAACGCCTTCCCAAGGAGACGCGCGATTTCGTGCGCGAGCGCTTGCGCTCGGCGGTCGAACTCTTGAAGAACATCGAGCATCGGCGGCGCGCGATCTACCGCGTATGTGAAGCGATCGTCCGGCGGCAACGGGATTTCCTCGACTACGGCCCGGAGCATTTGAAGCCGATGCTGTTGAAGGACATCGCGGCCGAATTGGGCCTCTCGCTCTCCACCGTCAGCCGCATCGTGAGCAACAAGTACATTGATACCCCACAGGGCCTGATCGAGCTGCGCCGCTTCTTCACCGAAGGCGTGAGGAAGGAGAACGGTGAGCAGATTTCGACGCGCGTTCTCAAGCTCCGCCTTCAAAAGCTCATCGAGCAAGAGGATCCGCGAGCCCCGCTGACCGATGAGGATCTCGTGCGTCTCTTGGAACGAGAGGGTATCCGACTCTCTCGCCGCACGGTGACGAAGTATCGGAAGCAGTTGGGCATTCCCAGCTCGCGAGATCGCTTGCTGCTTGCCGCAGGGAGGGGAAGATGA
- the lptB gene encoding LPS export ABC transporter ATP-binding protein has protein sequence MSALITETKETALGSRPPSFPDWPHRDGTTLRASGLTKYYRGRCVLRDVSLEVHPGEIVGLLGPNGAGKTTTFHLLVGIEVPDRGAVFLDGREITTLPMYLRARRGLVYLPQEPSIFRRLTVEENILAVLERQKLSRAERQRRLEEVLEDLGLTSVRRVKGYALSGGERRRTEIARALVMEPRFLLLDEPLTGIDPLAVADLQRIIVRLKERGIGILITDHNVREMLRITDRAYLLSEGRIFRAGTPEVLTEDPEVRRVYLGEHFRL, from the coding sequence GTGAGCGCATTGATCACAGAGACGAAGGAGACGGCCCTCGGCTCCAGGCCCCCTTCATTTCCCGACTGGCCTCATCGCGATGGAACCACCCTTCGCGCTTCGGGATTGACGAAATACTATCGAGGACGCTGCGTGCTTCGGGACGTCTCTCTGGAGGTGCATCCCGGGGAGATCGTCGGATTGCTGGGGCCCAATGGGGCGGGAAAGACGACGACCTTTCATTTGCTCGTTGGGATCGAGGTGCCCGATCGCGGCGCCGTGTTTTTAGATGGCCGTGAGATCACGACCTTACCCATGTATCTTCGCGCCCGACGAGGGCTCGTCTATCTCCCGCAAGAACCTTCGATCTTTCGCCGTCTGACAGTGGAAGAGAATATCCTCGCCGTTCTGGAACGACAGAAGCTCAGTCGCGCGGAGCGACAGCGCCGATTGGAAGAGGTCTTGGAAGATCTCGGCCTGACGTCGGTGCGTCGGGTTAAAGGCTATGCTCTCTCGGGTGGAGAACGACGGCGGACGGAGATCGCGCGCGCTCTGGTCATGGAGCCGCGCTTCCTGCTCTTGGATGAGCCGTTGACGGGGATCGATCCACTCGCTGTGGCCGATCTGCAACGGATCATCGTGCGATTGAAGGAACGGGGGATTGGGATCCTGATCACGGATCACAATGTGCGGGAGATGCTGCGGATCACGGACCGCGCGTATCTTCTCAGCGAGGGGCGCATCTTTCGCGCCGGCACGCCGGAGGTCCTGACGGAGGATCCGGAGGTCCGGCGCGTCTATTTGGGTGAGCACTTCCGGCTGTGA
- the lptC gene encoding LPS export ABC transporter periplasmic protein LptC: MKWPEPKWSLAIRLLAIALFTIVGAAVVISYRQQHHILRRRGAETKEASLSARLVSVSENIRHLQAQDGRPLFLLTAARDEVYDDGHHELSDVSVTLYAADASERARITARRAVYYQTSGLVIFATDVRAWTREGLRFQTEELRYDQATEILRTERPVTFEHASGWGESQGAEVHLRRDQRSRVFLQTVRFGIAPTTPDSSEPWNGRAAAATFEGATLTFRLTGDVVIARDADELRADRLEGVLDRAHRVRHFTAEGNVRFHSRTEQTTVEIVSQSLMVSLTERRAVSRAVAIGSVLARFRDRTDERELRGPRVEITFVSSRNALVPQFARAEGGRVSLALRDGAPDRRTGERRVEADRLEAFFRTETRALARLRASGNVRVEIPPTSSAKTAERTTIWAQEAELTFDGEKNRATLGRASGDIRVRIEPVDASATSSQRLTTSATLLVEFDPKTRGIARLLQSGRFRYVEGDRRAESERAIYEADSGWIRLRGGDPTVWDARGRTRADEVDMNVREERSVARGRVVTTILPREAMARALPFAERDAPIFIAADRLEADHRARRVRYTGAVRAWQQDTYLATEALELDEAGRTLNAYGRVRSFLFRAPRVEGGRAEAVPIFVSAARLSYCEAERKILYEGEVSLQRGAQRLLAESLTVFMKPDVAEIERALAERRVTLMEPERRAYAERATYDAASARIVLEGAPARVEDDRHGVRQQGARLTFQDGGDKVLIEDGEGARRVKTVRTIPRGKP, translated from the coding sequence GTGAAGTGGCCTGAACCGAAATGGTCGCTCGCGATTCGCCTCTTGGCCATCGCGCTCTTCACGATCGTCGGAGCGGCGGTCGTCATCTCCTATCGGCAGCAGCACCACATCCTCCGACGGCGCGGCGCGGAGACGAAAGAGGCTTCTTTGAGCGCGCGCCTCGTCTCGGTGAGCGAGAATATCCGTCATCTTCAAGCTCAAGATGGGCGTCCGCTCTTTCTCCTCACGGCGGCCCGCGACGAAGTGTACGATGACGGGCACCATGAGCTGAGCGATGTGAGCGTGACGCTCTATGCCGCGGATGCTAGCGAGCGGGCGCGCATCACGGCTCGCCGCGCCGTGTACTATCAAACGTCCGGACTCGTGATCTTCGCCACCGATGTCCGAGCCTGGACGCGCGAAGGCTTGCGCTTCCAAACGGAGGAGCTGCGATATGACCAAGCGACCGAGATCCTGCGCACGGAACGTCCGGTGACATTCGAACATGCGAGCGGATGGGGAGAGAGCCAAGGAGCCGAAGTCCATCTGCGGCGCGATCAGCGAAGTCGCGTCTTCCTGCAGACCGTGCGATTCGGGATCGCGCCGACGACTCCCGACTCGAGCGAACCCTGGAATGGGCGCGCCGCCGCCGCCACGTTTGAGGGCGCGACGCTCACCTTCCGACTCACCGGAGATGTCGTGATCGCGCGAGATGCGGATGAACTGCGCGCGGATCGGCTCGAGGGTGTTCTCGATCGCGCGCATCGAGTTCGACATTTCACAGCCGAAGGGAACGTGCGCTTTCATTCGCGAACCGAACAGACGACGGTGGAGATCGTCAGCCAGAGCCTGATGGTCTCACTCACCGAACGGCGAGCTGTCTCGCGCGCAGTCGCAATCGGGTCGGTCCTGGCCCGCTTTCGAGATCGAACGGATGAGCGAGAATTGCGCGGTCCCCGCGTGGAGATCACCTTCGTCTCCTCGCGCAATGCTCTCGTCCCTCAATTCGCGCGGGCCGAGGGCGGGCGCGTGAGTCTCGCATTGCGGGATGGAGCGCCCGATCGGCGCACCGGCGAGCGACGTGTGGAGGCTGATCGCCTGGAAGCATTTTTCCGAACGGAGACGCGCGCGCTGGCAAGGTTGCGCGCCTCGGGCAATGTGCGGGTGGAGATCCCTCCGACGTCGTCGGCGAAGACGGCTGAGCGAACGACGATCTGGGCGCAAGAAGCGGAACTGACGTTCGACGGGGAGAAGAATCGTGCGACGCTCGGTCGCGCAAGTGGCGATATTCGTGTCCGGATCGAACCTGTGGACGCATCGGCGACGTCCTCGCAACGCCTGACCACGAGCGCTACCTTACTGGTCGAGTTCGACCCGAAGACGCGAGGGATCGCGCGATTGCTCCAATCCGGAAGATTTCGCTACGTGGAGGGCGATCGGCGCGCCGAGAGCGAGCGGGCGATCTACGAGGCCGACTCCGGATGGATCCGCTTGCGCGGAGGCGATCCGACCGTTTGGGATGCCCGTGGGAGGACGCGCGCGGATGAAGTGGACATGAACGTGCGAGAAGAGCGGAGCGTGGCTCGCGGTCGCGTGGTGACGACGATTCTCCCTCGCGAGGCGATGGCTCGCGCCTTGCCATTCGCTGAGCGCGATGCTCCCATCTTCATCGCCGCCGATCGGCTGGAGGCGGATCACCGGGCGCGACGGGTGCGCTATACAGGCGCCGTGCGCGCGTGGCAACAGGACACGTATCTCGCCACCGAAGCGCTGGAGTTGGACGAAGCGGGACGAACGTTGAACGCTTATGGGCGTGTGCGTTCGTTCCTCTTTCGCGCCCCTCGCGTCGAAGGGGGGCGAGCCGAGGCAGTCCCCATCTTCGTTTCCGCCGCGCGCCTCAGCTATTGCGAAGCCGAACGGAAGATCCTCTACGAGGGAGAGGTAAGCCTGCAACGCGGCGCGCAGCGTCTTCTGGCGGAATCACTCACGGTCTTCATGAAACCGGACGTGGCCGAGATCGAACGCGCTCTCGCTGAGCGGCGCGTCACGCTCATGGAGCCGGAACGCCGAGCGTATGCGGAGCGCGCCACCTATGACGCGGCCAGCGCGAGAATCGTTCTCGAAGGCGCTCCCGCGCGCGTGGAGGATGATCGTCACGGCGTGCGGCAACAGGGGGCTCGATTGACTTTCCAAGATGGGGGTGATAAAGTCTTGATCGAGGACGGCGAAGGGGCGCGCCGCGTGAAGACTGTGCGAACCATTCCGAGGGGAAAGCCGTGA